From Pagrus major chromosome 9, Pma_NU_1.0, the proteins below share one genomic window:
- the tent5c gene encoding terminal nucleotidyltransferase 5C — translation MENKEESKSSSVSVLTWEQVSRLNEVLTEVVPVHGRGNFPTLEVRLKDIMARVRSRLELSGIRVKDIRLNGSTASHVLVQDIGWSYKDLDVIFRVDLPHEADFRLSKDVVLGTLLDFLPEGVNKEKITPMTLKEAYVQKLVKVNTEQDRWSLISLSNNNGRNVELKFVDSIRRQFEFSVDSFQIVLDSMLAYYELAQTPMSQAFHPTVSGESMYGDFSMALSHLRNKLIATKRPEEIRGGGLLKYCNLLVRDFRPASEEEFKGLERYMCSRFFIDFPDIGEQQRKVESYLQSHFIGEEKSKYDYLMILRRVVNESTVCLMGHERRQTLHLISLMAFRVLAEQNAIPDASCVTCYYQPAPYVRDHNFSNYYVANQNIPTWLPCN, via the coding sequence ATGGAGAACAAGGAGGAATCAAAGAGTAGTTCCGTCAGTGTCCTGACCTGGGAGCAGGTGAGCCGCCTGAATGAAGTCCTGACCGAGGTTGTGCCTGTACATGGACGGGGGAACTTCCCAACCTTGGAGGTGCGCCTGAAAGACATTATGGCGCGGGTCCGCTCCCGCCTGGAGCTGAGCGGCATCAGAGTGAAGGACATTCGGCTGAATGGCTCCACGGCCAGCCACGTACTGGTGCAGGACATTGGCTGGAGCTACAAGGATCTGGATGTCATCTTCAGGGTGGACCTGCCGCACGAGGCTGACTTCCGCCTCAGTAAGGACGTGGTGCTGGGTACCCTGCTGGACTTTCTGCCTGAGGGTGTGAACAAAGAGAAAATCACACCCATGACTCTCAAAGAGGCTTACGTCCAGAAGCTGGTGAAGGTTAACACAGAGCAGGACCGCTGGagcctcatctctctctccaacaATAACGGCCGCAACGTGGAGCTGAAGTTTGTTGACTCCATACGCCGGCAGTTTGAGTTCAGTGTGGACTCCTTTCAGATTGTGCTGGACTCCATGCTTGCCTACTACGAGCTGGCACAGACGCCCATGTCACAGGCCTTTCACCCTACTGTGAGTGGGGAGAGCATGTATGGGGACTTCAGCATGGCACTGAGCCACCTGCGGAACAAGCTCATCGCCACCAAGCGGCCAGAGGAGATCCGAGGTGGCGGCCTGCTGAAATACTGCAATCTGCTGGTGCGGGACTTCCGGCCTGCCAGTGAGGAGGAGTTCAAGGGCCTGGAGCGGTACATGTGTTCACGGTTCTTCATCGACTTCCCGGACATCGGTGAGCAGCAGCGCAAGGTAGAGTCCTATCTCCAGAGCCACTTCATAGGTGAGGAGAAGAGCAAGTATGACTACCTCATGATCCTGCGGCGAGTGGTCAACGAGAGCACGGTGTGCCTCATGGGCCACGAGCGGCGGCAGACCCTCCACCTCATCTCGCTGATGGCCTTCCGAGTGCTGGCGGAGCAGAATGCTATCCCAGATGCGTCCTGCGTCACCTGCTACTACCAACCAGCACCCTATGTTCGAGACCACAACTTCAGCAACTACTATGTGGCTAACCAGAACAttccaacatggctgccatgTAACTGA